The DNA window TGAAGGACCAGCTGGACTTCTTTAACAGCTAGTTTAGCTAGTAACTTAGAGCGCACACAATGATAACTTCTTTGCATATGACGTCATACATGGGTGCACTGTCCAGTCTGGAAACGGTTGACCTAGTAGATAGAAAATAGTACCTAACATTAGCCGGGCAGTGATTACATCCATGTTCAGAactgaaatataaaagacaGTTTGGCACAAGCGTATTTACTCACCCGGCCAAAATCGTAACCACTTGACTCTTGTATGCTTTCATGAGCTTTCATGGATAAGCCTGCAAAACtgtcacctaaaaaaaaatgtttattgacCTAATATTTGCCTTAACCCCAAGATTAAACCTACAGCAGACTTCAATGTAACGTCAAACAAGGGTGATTAATTCTATTTGTTTTGTGatcattaatttaaaaagataTACTTTGATTTCTGCTCgttgtgctgctgtcacagctgcagctgcagccaacAACAGACTTCCCCTACTTTTACCTGACTGTTGATAAATTCTCAAATTGACCATCATAGCGTTTCACTAAAGAACATACGCAACTAAAAAGaactaaaaaaatattgacatttAGATGGACTGAATTATGTCCATCAACAAAAATCTACTCATATGGAGGGGTCTCTGTGTTCTGATATCAGTGTAGTATCTGGCATCATGCACAAACAGGCTTACAAGGTAGATTAtgagtttatatatatatatatatagatagatatatagatatatatacagtacaggccaaaagtttggacacaccttctcattcaatgcgttttctttattttcatgactatttacattgtagattctcactgaaggcatcaaaactatgaatgaacacatgtggagttatgtacttaacaaaaaaggtgaaataactgaaaacatgttttatattctagtttcttcaaaatagccaccctttgctctgattactgctttgcacactcttggcattctctccatgagcttcaagaggtagtcatctgaaatggtttccacttcacaggtgtgccttatcagggttaattagtggaatttcttgctttatcaatggggttgggaccatcagttgtgttgtgcagaagtcaggttaatacacagccgacaacccattggacaactgttaaaattcatattatggcaagaaccaatcagctagcTAAAGAAAAACgggtggccatcattactttaagaaatgaaggtcagtcagtccggaaaattgcaaaaactttaaatgtgtccccaagtggagtcgcaaaaaccatcaagcgctacaacgaaactggcacacatgaggaccgacccaggaaaggaagaccaagagtcacctctgcttctgaggataagttcatccgagtcaccagcctcagaaatctcaagttaacagcagctcagatcagagaccagatgaatgccacacagagttctagcagcagacccatctctagaacaactgttaagaggagactgcgcaaatcaggccttcatggtcaaatagctgctaggaaaccactgctaaggagaggcaacaagcagaagagatttgtttgggccaagaaacacaaggaatggacattagaccagtggaaatctgtgctttggcctgatgagtccaaatttgagatctttggttccaaccgccgtgtctttgtgagacgcagaaaaggtgaacggatggattccacatgcctggttcccactgtgaagcatggaggaggaggtgtgatggtgtgggggtgttttgctggtgacactgttggggatttattcaaaattgaaggcacactgaaccagcgtggctaccacagcatcctgcagcgacatgccattgcgtttagttggacgatcatttatttttcaacaggacaatgaccccaaacacacctccaggctgtgtaagggctatttgaccaagaaggagagtgatggagtgctgcggcagatgacctggcctccacagtcaccggacctgaacccaatggagatggtttggggtgagctggaccgcagagtgaaggcaaaggggccaacaagtgctaaacacctctgggaactccttcaagactgttggaaaaccatttcaggtgactacctcttgaagctcatggagagaatgccaagagtgtgcaaagcagtaatcagagcaaagggtggctattttgaagaaactagaatataaaacatgttttcagttatttcacctttttttgttaagtacataactccacatgtgttcattcatagttttgatgccttcagtgagaatctacaatgtaaatagtcatgaaaataaagaaaacgcattgaatgagaaggtgtgtccaaacttttggcctgtactgtatatgcacaTATATGTGAGACTAAATATACAAACTATAGGAAAACATCAATAGTATATTCTGTATGCCTTCATAATTGTGCAGTATTCAGTCTAGTCCCTCTAATTTTCAAAGCTTTAGAAATAAATCTAGCCCATACTTTAACACTCAGTCCAACTTCTCACTTTCATCATAATTCaggatttttgttttgcagtcTTACAAATGTGTACACAGGTTATCATGTGAAGTATGAACGTGCAGTCAGTGCACGGGGTGAGATATCTGAGACGGTCACAGAGCTCGCCAAGCCGTCCACTGCTACGTCCTGCAAAACTACACATATCCGGGTGAAACCCTGTGTTTTTAGGTGgttattagcattagcatctagataagaagagaaaagaagcgTTCCTGTTGCTAAGGTCTGATTTTCCTAAACCAGAATGTGACATGCAATACTGCACCCGCCATCGGCACATAAGACCAGTTAGTTCTGCAACCCGACGGATGAAACTAAGAGGATCTCTCCCACTGAGGTCCTCACTCATCAATTCATCGCTAATGGCCACCACAGCTCCTAGTAAGTGTGTTGTGCTGATGCCAACCTTGTtggtcatgtttttattttttacaattcAATCAGTGATTGATTTGCCTTTCCTTTGCTCTCCTCCCCTCAATTTGTTCAGCTCCTCTCCTCATTTTCTTCTCCACCACAGTCCATCATCATTTCCTTCAACATCAGGTGTGATCCTGGTCCGGCCTGCTGCAGCCGAAAACATGCTGCTGATGGAAGATGAGGAGAAGTCAGTCAGGTGAGGTGACTTCCTCTGGTCTCAACTGATGTCTTGACAACAGCGGGAATAATGcactaactctgtgtgtgtgtgtgtgtgtgtgtgtgtgtgtgtgtgtgtgtgtgtgtgtgtgtgtgtgtgtatattcagTTTGCAGGCTGAGCTGGAGAGCATATCCTCAGTGAACATCGCTGACAGTGACATGGCATCCTTGGAATGTGAGAACGCCACCACCACTTCCTCTAGTTTctgatttgtttatttgaaagtCGCTTGAAATGTGTAATGTCCTTTGATTTTCAGATGACACCTCAacccaaaagaagaagaagaagaactgtaTGCGGCGTTTCTTCTCGTGGATGAGGAAGacattctgctgctgctgcacgaTCAACAAGGATATAGAAGGTGAAGGTAAGTGAAGCTCTGTCAAAGTTTtttattagggatgcatgatatcggattttttgccgatatacTGATATATAACAACACATTTGGCTGATATTGATACATTCACTTTGATCCCCACCTAATTTCAGTGATCAAATTAATATGATATTAATTTCCTTAGTGaaattaatatcatattatacatgcatgcttttatcctgatggcccaccagcagatggagacgtAAAAGACAATGCTTTTCAgagtatgtaatattcattcactgtGGAAAATAGCGGTGGTGCAATGGTTATCTtcgtcacctcacagcaagaggtttccAGGTTTGATCCCGGGGTTGGAACTCGAACCCCGGGGtcggggagcccttctgtgtgtttgatgtgccagtattatcatgcatccctattTTGTTCAGCATGATTCTCAGGAGTTGTGCTGTAGAAAAACTATCACAGATCTTCTGAGGGCAGCATGGTGACCCAGTGGTTAGCACTGGGGCCTCACAGCAGGAGCTCCTGGccctcttcctgtctgtgagGTAAGCATGTTTTCTCTGTGACTGTgagggttttctccgggtactccggtttcctcccacactCCAGACACATGCAAATCAGGTGAACTGAACAAAATAGATTTCATTTTAATTGAGTAATACCACTCAGTGGCTGCAAGTTCATTCTTACTTCCTACTGCCACACTACTGTGCGTACACTCACCTGTACCACATCAGCTCTCACATACCCCTACATATTTATCCTGCTGTCTATACTGTATATAGTGACTGATCTATATTATATTTAAGGTATACGTCACTCACATAATAACCATTTGTTGGATACGCCATGCTTCCTTGAATATTTTTCACATGCCTCCACGTTAACATACTGATTCACAAATTTACTTGGGACCACTTTAAGaatagcaaaactatatcaaaacatccatttacaaactctcacacgactggtgcagtataatccaagtctcatttatccagtcgtatgctcagtgctcCCCAAattcatgcattttcactaacaACCTTCGTATTGGCTTGTCTGGCTTTAAACAGAGCACAgattagtttcactttcagttcagtttctaCGACTCAAAGTAATATCACAATGAATGTGAAGGTTATGCTCTTCAGCCATAACTTGTAGACTTCTGTACCTCAGCGACTGAAGGCGCATTGACGCCGGCACATGTGTAAGTAATCTTTCCATCAGTTTCCGTAGTGTAGTGGTCATCACGTTCACCTCACACGCGAAAGGTCCCCAGCTCGAAACTGGGCggaaacacatttgtttgttcacaGAGAGAACTGCTGACAAGGGACAAACATGACGGCGCACAACACCCACGGAAAATATGTTTGGCTTCCTTCCAAGAATACGGACAGAGCTCTGACTCTGCTCATATCAGGACAGGATTGCTTATAGCAATGCCACATACTCCCACAGGCTAACTCACAGCACTCTCCAGGGGACACGGACGTAGGCCCTCTCCAAGTccacaacacacactgaataTGAAGGTTATGCCTTTCAGCCTAAACATGTAGACTTCTCTACCTCAATACagaagtctttttttctttttttgctgctgttgtttttactcTGATAATGGTAAGACTGGAACCAGGCAAGAATAAAGGTTTTTCAGCAAACAGCTAGATACTTGATCAAGGACTGTTTCTGATAAAATAGGCATGTATGGTTCCTATGTCTACAGCTTTTACTGTCATTCAAATTCATGACAGAGCAACTGTGACTGAATCCAGTTATAAATCTCTCATCCGATCTCTCCAAGTCAAAAATTAACATGTCACATGGCATCTGAAACAATTGCAGTTAGGCATTCAGGTGCATTGAGCCCAGCACCTGTGTGAAAAGGCTTTTAGTCAGTTTCCGTAGTGTAGTGGTTATCACGTTCGCCTCACACGTGAAAGGTCCCCAGCTccaaactgtttgtttgtttgttcacagaGAGAACTGCTGACAaggggaaaaacacaaaagaccccaacatgcagactggatgggcaaactgcCATGATACCATGCTTCCACGATCAGGACTGACTCCGCATTGTCACTTCTGTATCTGGATCTGAAGTTCAGCAACTGGCCAGCACCTCCTTTACTGGAAAAGCTTATGCAAGCTGAGCAGTTCAATGCCTCTATAAGAGGAGCACAACCttccccttttttaaaaaaaaaaaggaaacaccaCCCCAGACAGCCCAACAatgtccagagccttcagcatcaCAGGGCAAATCTCATCCACACTTGGTACCTTGGTGTTGAGGAGTTGCTTACCTACCTCAGATGACTGAGCCAGGGATATGGGCGAGGCTTCCCCCAAGTCTTCAAACTCTGCCTCATCCCCAGTGGGTGTGTTGGTCAGGTTCAGGAGTTCTTCAAAGGGCTCTTTCCACCCCCTGACAATATTCCCAGGTCTCCTCCCTTGCTGAACACGGCCAGAGTCAAGACCTGCTTTCCCCCCTGAATCGTCTAATGGTTTTGCTAGAACTTCCTTGAGACGAACAACCCAGAGTCCTTCTCTGTAGCTCCCCTGAAAGCAACACGTGGAAGGACTATCACATTTCCTGGAGAAATCATTTCCTAATATGAGTTGTTAGTAATGGTGAACCCTCCATTTACCTGTATGGTaacagccgctgctgctgtcttGTGTTTCTTGGTGAATAATCAGCAGCTGGTAGAAAACTTGACTCTGGACTATTGAAAtaaggaagagaagaaggagatataatatatgatgtgtgtgttttcacagcagtagggcccaaaactgctgccatGGGTTGGACTCAGGGCTAACCTTTGTAACATTATATTAAGTATGTCATTTGATGGCATCAAACTATGATTCTTGTCCTAAACCTCCCCTACGTACTTAGTATTGGCACTCAATCACTGGGTGCCAATTTGTGAGATACAATACGAACAGGACACATTGTGTGCATCCACCATGAATCTGAGTTATTGCATTTCTGTGCATTCTTCTTGTCTTTATAGATACATGTATTTAATGTGGACAAATGTTAGAGCCCAGTGCAAACAGAGGTGTTAGACCCAATGTATCTGCACATGCATACATAAATACTCTCAAATTTACAAATGCACACATAATGTATAAACACAtggtctgcaaaaacacatatgtgcacacacacacacacatgcagctacTATCTGAGCCTGGTTAGTTTGCAGAAGTGTCACTGACCTGCAGGTTGAGAGGAAGTGTTGCAGGACTGATTCTGACATCATCATCTCATTTTTAACATACTATGGAAACACTACCAGTGGCTAACACTTGTGTAGGTGTGACATTACTCAGTTCAGCTCATCAGAAACACATCAGTTGCAAGTTGAAGCTAATTTGGATGACGCTGAGGTCATCGTAGTGGTAAgactgttgtctgtctcttcctcATCGCTCTACTTTTGCAACACATGGTCAATTGATCTGTGGCATCTCACCAAAAGGCTCTCACTCTGTAGGAACTGTGAATTTTATTCATATAATTAACCATCATAATTGTGATTTCAAGGATATAGCTTCCAAACAGTAACATGGGATGAACACCACACAGGTAACCAGTGCAATAAGGCAAGAATGAGGGAATGTGTGTtcataaaatacacattttgtgCTCCGCTTCACTGTGTGTCTACACACTCCATATGTCCACACAGAGCAGTTTAAGGTCACCTCATCAGCTATGGAGTCATATTACAGCTACAGTAAGAGGACAGTGAGGAATGAGGAAATGGAGAGAGAGCTACAAAGCACACTATAAAACTGAATATTAACACTTTTGATATTTGCAatttacattatcatcagtCATAACAAAGACAAGATTGTTACAAATTCCATTAAGGCTCAAagctcatcaaacacacacactgtagtctgATATGTTTAAATGAAAGACAACCAAAATCACTTCCTCTGTACACTGAGTGATAAAAGTGATGCAAATCTGCTGCAGCTTCAAAAACAACCGGTAAATCTTAAACTCACAGATAGATGTTGCAACAGGAGCCAATTTAGATTCAAGAACGCATTCAGCTTTATTGTTCCTGCACAGAGTAAAAGTACTGAGAACATGTAATGCAGTCATCTAACCAGAAGTGCAGTAGTATATAaagcagtggggtttctgtgaataCACTAAGTTATATACAGTATGAACATGTGCAGCAGTTACAGTAGGCAGAGCAGGTGTAAGTATAATATACACAGTGCAGGTGTTCAGTTCATGAAATGCTGATAGAAAGACATTATATACAGAATAAACAGTTGGAGGTATGACATGAGTACTGTGTATAGACTATAAATACAGTATGGACATAAGTATAAACATATATGGAAAGTTAAAGCATTAATTAAAGATGTTCaattagaaaataaacaagTATATTAAGATATCTGTCATGTTAGATGAAGTTAAGGTTCTGGACTCACAGGGGGCTTCTTAATGTGAGATCAGATCAAGACTTGAGTATCTTTGTCCAagtcaaactaaaatataaacagcttggcacagaaaacacattcagtCATCAGAAATCTTAAAATGATCTTATGATTCTATTGTTATCTACTTATGTAAAATATGATGAGATGGTATTTAACAGCAGTGGACTCTGTGGTGAGTTGATGTTGTTGATCAGTGGAgtcacacagaggcagaggggTCTCTGACGTTTTCATAGTTCACCGtaccttcatcttcatcttcctcaatgtgctcctgtgaaaatggagcaAATCAGTGTTGAAacacagagcagctccagaggAACAGCTGGGGTTTAGTTACAATCCCACTTGTCTGATTTTTAGACTTCCACTGCTTCACATTTAGCACAAGGAAATCCAGAATAATCCTAAATTTAAAGAGTCACTCCCTGATGTGCTTATAGTGTCTAAAAGCAAACTCCCCACATTTTCCTGATGTTGTGACGCCCCTCCCACTGTCTTGAAGTCTCTCCTGGCCGACCTCAGTAGTCAGTTGGTTGACAGTGGAGGGACGTCAGCTGACTGACCTCACCTGGGCCTCTCTTgtctctcctgtctctctcttcctaCAGCTGACATCCACCCTGCATTATGTCCTCTTGGTTTacacctccaccacctccacatTAACCACACATGCACTGCTTTTATTGTTCATCTACACTCAACTGTTCATTTGTGACAGCCGCCATTTATCACAAACTGACTCAGGGAATGTGACCAGGAGGGAGTCAGCTCAAGATTTACTTTAAAGTGTAATTTACTGAATTAAGATGAACACAAATTGATCATAGTTTAATCAGCTGACAATCCTCCACTGTCAACCAACTGACTGCTGAGGTTGGGACATTTCAAACTGAACACAGTTCACAGTTGATTCAGCAGAACCTGAACACGCATTTGATTATTCAGTCTTAAAACTCACCATGTTTTCATCCATCTGTGTTTTGTTccctgaaaagacaaaaaaagagtcGACTTTAGCTTCAATAGTGAAAATTCAGGTTCATCAAAACTTGTTGTTGATAAAAGTTTCATGTGTGAATGTTCTCACCTTTAGTTCTTGTCCATATGTTGATTGTGACAACACTTATTATGAGCATTGCTAAACCCACAGACACAACAATGAACCTCCACCAGCCTGGAAAGAGAAGACAGGAGTGTTACATTAGTTGAGTTTGTGATGATGAGCTAATTATCAGCaggttcttgtgtgtgtgtgtctctaaaTCTCTTTGAATTAACAAGTTGTCTATTGAAACTCCTTTCTATCTGAAAATGTGGATCTGTTGTTCAGTCACCTTGATTTATTTGATTATTGTTTTCagatgttgtgttgtttgtgacTTCTGATGTGCTCTTTTTCAATGACGTCcatttatttcctgttgtagatgGTGATTCAATTGTTGCGTCATGACCTTAATGAATACAATAACAAAATGCAAGAACTGTGCACTTTATCAAAAACTTCTGCATGAAACAAATGACAAAGAATGATGCAATATTAAAACCTCAGATTGAGACATTTTGTGTGATTATTCACATCAGTTTGAAATGATTTTAAACAGCTCATCATGTCCTCACCTGGTTTCTCACCTGAGGACTGAGGAGGGCTGAAGGTGAACTGATGAACTTCTTCAGTGTGACCATCTGTCACTTCACATTTCAATAACTCAGAATACTTCAACTTCTGATTATAGTCAGATGTAAATGTCACAGAGGCTGAACATGTATGCTGTGATGTCTCCAAGTCATTCTGATCACCCTCATACAAccacttcactgtgtgtggaCACTGTCCATATGTCCACACAGAGCATAACAAGATGACAAAATCACTGTCCTTAAATTCAGTCACTGGTGAAGATGGAGATATTGTGAGAGAAAGACAACAAGAGTAAAATGAACTTCATCACTGTAATCataattattgtaatgtttcAGTATATTGTTCTAACAAGACAGTTTGAgctgaaaacattatgatggaaATACTCACTGGTAACAACTGACAGATGAACCTGAGACTCTGAAACTAGTTGTCCTGATCTGAACTGTCTGCAGATGAAATGTCCAACATCCTCATGTCCGACCTTCTTTATAACCAGAGAACAGTTTGCTGTAACACTCAGTCTGTCTGATTTAGCTTCAGCTTCTCTGTCTATCTTCCCATGTTCAAACAGCATCAATGTGTTTCCTCCATCACTAAATACCCATGTAGCACTGTCACAGTTATCCTGATCATGTGTCACATTTTCACAAGACAAAGTGACTTCATCTCCAACTAAGGAATATTTCTcagttgctgctgctgaaaaagagagaaatgaagAAAGAGTTCACTAAACTCACCACATTACAAACAAAACTTGGAAGAATACTTAATAAAGTACTATTAATAATATCAATATTATCAATCAatttttcaatcaattttatttatcaagcccaatatcacaaatcacaatttgcctcacagggctttacagcatatgacatccctcagtccttaggaccctcgcagaacagatcaacataataaattaacagtaatccgtatgacacaatgagacagaaagagagacagagacagagagagatgcaggacagacggtaatgacagtagcttacagcaacattaatgaaagtcataatattatgataatattataattataattctggctattgtggtacaatatgttgaaagtatatattattatctgatagtatacatatgtgacaataatcatacgtgtataataacagtagaagtatgactaatgttaacagcagcagcaggaggcatctggcaggaccacggcagcagcacaaccacacacatcacactatccaggcaccactggataacctgcgagacagtggagcacaaaggctctggaaaAGAaaccgagttagtgacatgcagtacggccgaattagcaagatgcagtaacaggacatgagagagagagagagagagagagagagagagagagagagagaaagagaaggagagaaggtgcctggtgtattataggaggtcccctggcagatgaggcctaagtcagcctaactaggggctggtacagggcaagcctgagccagccctaactatatgctttatcaaagaggaaagtcttaagtctagtcttaaatgtggagacggtgtctgcctcccggaccgcaacaggaagatgattccacaggagaggagcctgatagctgaaggctctggctcctgatatACTtatggagactttagggaccacgagtaaccctgtgttctcagagcacagtgttctggtgggataatatggcactgtgagctctctaagatatgacggagcttgaccatttagagctttataggttaacagtaggattttaaattcaattctggattttacagggagccagtgcagagaagctaaaacaggagaaatatgatcacgtttcttagttcctgttagtacacgtgctgctgcattctgaattagctggagagtttttaaggacttactagagctacctgatagtagggagttacagtaatccagcctagaggtaacaaaagcgtggaccaatttttctgcatcttttcgggtcaggataggcctaattttcgcaatattacacagatgaaaaaatgcagtccgtgaggtttgttttaaatgagaattaaaagacaaatcctACGGTAGTGCtcgaggccagagcaatgccatctagagaaactatgtcatcagataaagagtatctgagttgtttggggccaagaacaataacttcagttttgtctgaattttaacatcaggaaattggtgctcatccaggtttttatgtctttcaggcagttatgaagtttagttcattgattagtttcttttggcgtcatcgataaatacaattgtgtatcatccgcataacaatggacatttacagagtgatttctgatgatgttacctaaaggtaACATATATAAAGTATAAAGAGTAAATAGGAtgggtccgagcacagaaccttgcggaactccaaaacaaacatcatcatgaacgtgaacaaactgaaaaggatcagataaataagatttaaaccagcttagtgcagaaccttttaggccaattaaatgttccagtctctgtagcagaatttgatggtcaatagtgtcaaacgtcgcactaagatctaataaaacaagtacagagacaagtcctttgtctgaagcactcagaattttaactagtgctgtctcagtgctatgatgcactctaaatcctgactgaaattcctcaaataaattaatatcatggagaaaatcatacagctggtctgcgactactttcttaaggatctttgaaaga is part of the Epinephelus fuscoguttatus linkage group LG11, E.fuscoguttatus.final_Chr_v1 genome and encodes:
- the LOC125896872 gene encoding uncharacterized protein LOC125896872 isoform X20, encoding MMAEFRWIIMSLFLMLLFKFTAAATEKYSLVGDEVTLSCENVTHDQDNCDSATWVFSDGGNTLMLFEHGKIDREAEAKSDRLSVTANCSLVIKKVGHEDVGHFICRQFRSGQLVSESQVHLSVVTMTEFKDSDFVILLCSVWTYGQCPHTVKWLYEGDQNDLETSQHTCSASVTFTSDYNQKLKYSELLKCEVTDGHTEEVHQFTFSPPQSSGEKPGHDATIESPSTTGNKWTSLKKSTSEVTNNTTSENNNQINQGWWRFIVVSVGLAMLIISVVTINIWTRTKGNKTQMDENMEHIEEDEDEGTVNYENVRDPSASV
- the LOC125896872 gene encoding uncharacterized protein LOC125896872 isoform X2, with product MMAEFRWIIMSLFLMLLFKFTAAATEKYSLVGDEVTLSCENVTHDQDNCDSATWVFSDGGNTLMLFEHGKIDREAEAKSDRLSVTANCSLVIKKVGHEDVGHFICRQFRSGQLVSESQVHLSVVTMTEFKDSDFVILLCSVWTYGQCPHTVKWLYEGDQNDLETSQHTCSASVTFTSDYNQKLKYSELLKCEVTDGHTEEVHQFTFSPPQSSGEKPGHDATIESPSTTGNKWTSLKKSTSEVTNNTTSENNNQINQGWWRFIVVSVGLAMLIISVVTINIWTRTKGNKTQMDENMVFAVHSSSAAVPRRDAAGQDALHNAAVEVAEDFDVTCQTSSASSADPEADVSYASISYTKNTGRKAKVRLDDDDDKGDAVTYSTVKAPSSSSAGASADPRNLYATINKPTK
- the LOC125896872 gene encoding uncharacterized protein LOC125896872 isoform X9, with the translated sequence MMAEFRWIIMSLFLMLLFKFTAAATEKYSLVGDEVTLSCENVTHDQDNCDSATWVFSDGGNTLMLFEHGKIDREAEAKSDRLSVTANCSLVIKKVGHEDVGHFICRQFRSGQLVSESQVHLSVVTMTEFKDSDFVILLCSVWTYGQCPHTVKWLYEGDQNDLETSQHTCSASVTFTSDYNQKLKYSELLKCEVTDGHTEEVHQFTFSPPQSSGEKPGHDATIESPSTTGNKWTSLKKSTSEVTNNTTSENNNQINQGWWRFIVVSVGLAMLIISVVTINIWTRTKGNKTQMDENMADPEADVSYASISYTKNTGRKAKVRLDDDDDKGDAVTYSTVKAPSSSSAGASADPRNLYATINKPTK
- the LOC125896872 gene encoding uncharacterized protein LOC125896872 isoform X19, with protein sequence MMAEFRWIIMSLFLMLLFKFTAAATEKYSLVGDEVTLSCENVTHDQDNCDSATWVFSDGGNTLMLFEHGKIDREAEAKSDRLSVTANCSLVIKKVGHEDVGHFICRQFRSGQLVSESQVHLSVVTMTEFKDSDFVILLCSVWTYGQCPHTVKWLYEGDQNDLETSQHTCSASVTFTSDYNQKLKYSELLKCEVTDGHTEEVHQFTFSPPQSSGEKPGHDATIESPSTTGNKWTSLKKSTSEVTNNTTSENNNQINQGWWRFIVVSVGLAMLIISVVTINIWTRTKGNKTQMDENMEHIEEDEDEGTVNYENVRDPSASV
- the LOC125896872 gene encoding uncharacterized protein LOC125896872 isoform X8, yielding MMAEFRWIIMSLFLMLLFKFTAAATEKYSLVGDEVTLSCENVTHDQDNCDSATWVFSDGGNTLMLFEHGKIDREAEAKSDRLSVTANCSLVIKKVGHEDVGHFICRQFRSGQLVSESQVHLSVVTMTEFKDSDFVILLCSVWTYGQCPHTVKWLYEGDQNDLETSQHTCSASVTFTSDYNQKLKYSELLKCEVTDGHTEEVHQFTFSPPQSSGEKPGHDATIESPSTTGNKWTSLKKSTSEVTNNTTSENNNQINQGWWRFIVVSVGLAMLIISVVTINIWTRTKGNKTQMDENMADPEAGVSYASISYTKNTGRKAKVRLDDDDDDDKGDAVTYSTVKAPSSSSAGASADPRNLYATINKPTK
- the LOC125896872 gene encoding uncharacterized protein LOC125896872 isoform X17, yielding MMAEFRWIIMSLFLMLLFKFTAAATEKYSLVGDEVTLSCENVTHDQDNCDSATWVFSDGGNTLMLFEHGKIDREAEAKSDRLSVTANCSLVIKKVGHEDVGHFICRQFRSGQLVSESQVHLSVVTMTEFKDSDFVILLCSVWTYGQCPHTVKWLYEGDQNDLETSQHTCSASVTFTSDYNQKLKYSELLKCEVTDGHTEEVHQFTFSPPQSSGEKPGHDATIESPSTTGNKWTSLKKSTSEVTNNTTSENNNQINQGWWRFIVVSVGLAMLIISVVTINIWTRTKGNKTQMDENMEHIEEDEDEGTVNYENVRDPSASV
- the LOC125896872 gene encoding uncharacterized protein LOC125896872 isoform X5, giving the protein MMAEFRWIIMSLFLMLLFKFTAAATEKYSLVGDEVTLSCENVTHDQDNCDSATWVFSDGGNTLMLFEHGKIDREAEAKSDRLSVTANCSLVIKKVGHEDVGHFICRQFRSGQLVSESQVHLSVVTMTEFKDSDFVILLCSVWTYGQCPHTVKWLYEGDQNDLETSQHTCSASVTFTSDYNQKLKYSELLKCEVTDGHTEEVHQFTFSPPQSSGHDATIESPSTTGNKWTSLKKSTSEVTNNTTSENNNQINQGWWRFIVVSVGLAMLIISVVTINIWTRTKGNKTQMDENMVFAVHSSSAAVPRRDAAGQDALHNAAVEVAEDFDVTCQTSSASSADPEADVSYASISYTKNTGRKAKVRLDDDDDKGDAVTYSTVKAPSSSSAGASADPRNLYATINKPTK